The sequence below is a genomic window from Massilia oculi.
GGCACGCCGCCATCGCGCGGGCGCGCGCGGCCTGCTGCCACGCAAGGATCAAGGGCGGCGTTCCAGTGCAGGGTGAACGGCTGTGCCGTCCACGCGTCCAACCCTGGCCTGATCCGGCCATGCCAGCTCGAAACAGGTGCCGCCGCCAACCGCGTGGCAGCGCGCCTCGCCCCCATGCGCCAGCGCGATCGCCCTGACCACGGCCAGTCCCAGGCCACTGCCCGACCCACCCTGCAGGCGCGCCGCATCGCCGCGTTGGAAAGCGTCGAACAGCTTGGCCGCAAAGCATGGGTCGATCCCCGGTCCGCTATCCGTCACGGTGAGCCGGCATTCGCCGCCGCTACAGGCAAGCCCGATCTCGAGCCAGCCCGGCGCCGCATGGCAGCGCGCGTTTTCCAGTAGCGCCAGCAGCGCTTGGCGCATGCGCGCCGGATCGCACTCCACCAGGTCCTCGTTCAGCCGCAGCGCGGGCAGCAGGCCTTTCGCACGCAGCTCCGGTTCGGTCAGGGCCAGCACGTCGCGGATCCCTGCCGCCAGGTCGCAGCGTTCCATCTGCAGGGTCAGGTGGCCGCTGTCGGCCAGGCCCACCACCCGCAAATCCTCGATCAACCGTCCCAGGTTCTCCACCTGTGCCAGCAGGTTGCGAAACAGCTTCTCATCCGGCATGAACACGCCTTCGGCCAGTCCCTGGATACGGCCGCGCAGGATGGTGATCGGGGTGCGCAGTTCGTGCGCGATGGCGGCGTTCCAGAACACCTGCTCTTTCGCCATGCGCTCGAGCCGCTCGGCCATGACGTTGAAGTCTTCCACCAGCAGCGAGGCTTCGCCCAGGGAGCGGTCGTCGCTTGTCGCGCGTGCCGTCAAATCACCATTCGACACCCGGCGCAAGCTGCTGGCGACCGAGGTCAATGGCGCCAGGATGCGGCGCGACAGCTTGGCGGCGGCAAAGATCGCGAGCGCGACCGCACTCAGGGTCGACAGCACGATCCAGCCCCATTCGGGGCCCGAGGGCATCCAGGCGCCGGCTGGGGCCAAATGGCCGGGAGCGTAGGCGAACATCACGAAATAGAACACATAGGAGCCGACCGTGATCGCGACCACCACGCTCAGCACCAGCAGCGTCATGGTGACCACGATCTGGCGGCTCAGGCCATGGACGGGTTTCACGTCTTGCCGCCGAACTTGTAGCCGACGCCGCGGATCCCGCGCGGCACGTCGGTCACGCCTGCTTCTTCCAGCTTGCGGCGCAGCTTGCTCACATGGCTGTCGACCGTGCGTTCCAGCGTGTCGCCCTCGGGCAGGCAGTGGGTGAGCAGGTCCATGCGGCTGAACACCTGGCGCGGCGAGCGCGCCAGATACGCCAGCAGCTTGAATTCGGTCAGGGTCAGCGCCAACGCCGGTCCACGTGCGCTGGCCAGCGTGACCTCGTGCTTGTCCAGGTCGATGACGAGGTCGTCGACGCGGATCACGGATGCCCCATTGCCCGCCGCATGGGCCAGCGTGCGGCGCAGCACTGCCTGGGCGCGCGCCACCACCTCGGCCGGGTTGAAGGGCTTGACCACGTAGTCGTCGGCGCCGATGCGCAGGCCGGTGAGCTTGTCGACGTCCTGGTCCATCGCGGTCACCATGATCACCGGCGTGCCGCCGCGGCGGCGGATCTCGGACAGCACCATCCAGCCGTCGAGGCCGGGCATCTGCACGTCGAGCAGCACCAGGTCGGGCCGCGCGGACAGGTGCAGCGCGAGGGCCTGATGGCCGTCCTGCGCGCGCAGCGTGCGAAAGCCGCCGCGCGAGAAATAGGCGGTGAGGATGACCGCGATCTCGTCGTCGTCCTCGGCGATCAGCACCAGGGCCGCTCCAGCGCCCGATTGCGCGGTCATCTCCATCGAATCTCCATACAAGGGCAACCGAATGCCAACGTGCACACCGCACAATCGCCGTTTGCCCGACCCGCTACTCTACCCATGCCCCTGTTTTTCATCAACCGCCCCGTGTTCGCCTGGGTGATCGCCCTGTTCATCGTGCTGCTGGGCGTGATCGCCATCCCGCAGCTGCCGGTGGAACGCTATCCCAACGTGGCGCCGCCCACCGTCAGCATCACCGCCGTCTATCCGGGCGCGACGCCGCAAACCATGAACGACGCCGTGGTCGGCCTGATCGAACGCGAACTCTCCAGCGTCAAGAACCTGCTGTACTTCGAGTCGTCGACCGATACCACCGGCACCGCCCAGATCACCGCCACCTTCCGGCCCGGCGTCGATCCCGACATGGCCCAGGTCGACGTGCAGAACCGCATCAAGGCGGTCGAGCCGCGCCTGCCGCAGACGGTGCGCCAGAACGGCCTGATCGTCGAGTCGACAATTTCGAACTTCCTGATGTTCATCGCGCTGACGTCGGATACCGGCGCCTTCGACGAGACCGACCTGGGCGACTACATGGCGCGCAACGTGGTCGAGGAGTTGCGCCGGGTAGAGGGTGTCGGCAAGGTGCAGCTGTTCGGCGCTGAGAAGGCGATGCGGGTCTGGGTCGATCCGGCCAAACTGGTGGCCTACAACCTGTCGATGACCGACGTCACGGCCGCCATCGCGCGCCAGAACGCGCAGATCGCGCCGGGCCGCGTGGGCGACGCGCCGGCGCCGCCTGGGCAGCAGATCACGGTGCCGCTGACCGCCGAGGGCCAGCTGTCCACGCCGGAAGCGTTCCGCGCCATCGTGCTGCGCGCGAACCCCGACGGCTCCACCTTGCTGCTGCAGGACGTGGCGCGCATCGAGCTCGGCGCGCAGAGCTATGGCTTCAGCACGCGCGAGAACGGCCACGTCGCCACCGCCGCCGGCGTCCAAATGGCGCCCGGCGCGAATGCGGTGGCCACCGCCGCCGGCGTGCGTGCGCGCCTGGCCGAACTGGGCAAGGCGATGCCGGCCGGGATGAAGGTCAGCGTGCCTTTCGACACCGCGCCATTCGTGGAGATCTCGATCAAGAAGGTGGTGATGACCCTGTTCGAAGCCATGGTGCTGGTGTTCCTGGTGATGTATCTGTTCCTGCAGAACGTGCGCTATACCCTGATCCCGGCGCTGGTGGCGCCGATCGCGTTGCTGGGCACGTTTACGGTGATGATGATGGCCGGCTTCTCGGTCAATGTGCTGACCATGTTCGGCATGGTGCTGGCGATCGGCATCATCGTCGACGATGCGATCGTGGTGGTCGAGAACGTCGAGCGCCTGATGGCGACCGAGGGCTTGTCGCTCAAGGAGGCCACGATGAAGGCGATGCGCGAGATCACCGGCGCGGTGGTCGGCATCACCCTGGTGCTGACCGCCGTGTTCATCCCGATGGCCTTCGCCAGCGGTTCGGTGGGCGTGATCTACCGCCAGTTCTCGCTGTCGATGGCGGTCTCGATCCTGTTCTCGGCCTTCCTGGCGCTGTCGTTCACGCCTGCGCTGTGCGCCACGCTGCTCAAGCCGGTCGAGGGCGGCCATCATGAGAAAAAGGGATTCTTCGGCTGGTTCAACCGCGGCTTCGAGCGTCTCACGGCGCGCTACTCGTCCACCACCACGGCGCTGGTCAGGCGCGCCGGCCGCATGATGCTGGCCTGGCTGGCGATCGGCATCGCGCTGGCCTTCGCCTTCGGCAGGCTGCCGTCGGCCTTCCTGCCCGAGGAAGACCAGGGTTATTTCATGACTTCGTTCCAGCTGCCGGGCGACGCCACCGTCGAACGCACGCTCGAGGTGGTCAAGGCCTATGAAGCGCACGTGGCCTCGCGCCCCGGCCTGGGCGACAATGAAGCGATCCTCGGCTTCGGCTTTTCGGGCTCGGGTCCGAACGCGGCCATGGCCTTCACCATGCTCAAGGACTGGGACCAGCGTGACGGCGCCACCGCCCAGGGCGAGGTGGCGGCGGCCCAGGAAGCGATGAACTCCAGCCGCGAAGGCATGATCATGAGCCTGATGCCGCCGGCCATCGACGGCCTGGGCAACTCGTCCGGCTTCGCGCTGCGCCTGCAGGACCGTTCCAACCAGGGCCAGGCGGCGCTGATGGCGGCCCAGGACAAGCTGCTTGCGCTGGCCGCGCAAAGCCCGCTGGTGGCCGGCGTCTATCCCGAAGGCTTGCCGCCCGGCGTGAGCGTGCGTCTCGACATCGACCGCGCCAAGGCGCAGGTGCTGGGCGTGGCGTTCGCCGACATCAGCGACACCCTGTCGGCCGCCATGGGCTCGGTGTACGTCAACGACTTCCCCAACGCCGGGCGCATGCAGCAGGTGATCGTGCAGGCCGAGGCCAGCGCCCGCATGCAGGTCGCCGACGTCCTCAAGCTGAATGTACGCAACGTGAACGGCGGCATGGTGCCGCTGGCCGAGGTGGTCAAGCCCGTCTGGACCGAGGCGCCGCCGCAGCTGATCCGCTACCTGGGCTATCCGAGCGTGCGCATCGCGGGCGCCGCGGCGCCGGGCGCATCCAGTGGCGAGGCGATGGACGAGATGGAGCGCCTGGCCGGCCAGCTGGGCCCAGGCTTCGCGGTCGAGTGGACCGGCCAGTCGCTGCAGGAACGCGAAACGGCGGCCCAGGCGCCGCTGCTGATGGCGCTGTCGATCCTGGTCGTGTTCCTGGTGCTGGCCGCGCTGTACGAGAGCTGGTCGATCCCGTTCTCGGTGATGCTGGTGGTGCCGCTGGGCCTGATCGGCGCGGTGGCGGCGGTGATGCTGCGCGGCCTGCCCAACGACGTGTTCTTCAAGGTCGGCATGATCACGGTGATCGGCCTGTCGGCCAAGAACGCGATCCTGATCGTCGAATTCGCCAGGCAGCTGCACGACGAGGGAAAAGGCTTGCTCGAATCGGCGGTGGAGGCGGCGCGCCTGCGCCTGCGGCCCATCCTCATGACGTCGCTGGCGTTCGCGCTGGGCGTGGTGCCGTTGATGCTCGCCTCGGGCGCCAGCGCCGAGACCCAGCATGCGATCGGCACCGGCGTGTTCGGCGGCATGGTGGCGGCTACTGTGCTGGCGGTGCTGTTCGTGCCGGCCTTCTTCGTGTTCGTCGTCGGCCTGCAGGAGCACATTGCGCGCTGGCGCAAGCGCAAGCCCTGATTCCGGCGAACTCTCGCCAATTGTCACAATCGTGTGGCTAAAAAGTCACAAAAAACTGGTAAGTCCGATAGGTTGTCGTTAATTTGTAATTAGATGTATTTCCATGTGGCAACTTAGTGCATATACTCCCCGCGGTTAAGTTGTTGCATGGAAACAAATGTCAGTCCTTCCGCATTATTTTCGCCTTTGTGCGCCGATCGCCCTGTTCGTCGCCAGCTTCTCCTTTCCCGCGCTTGCACAGGATGTGTCGGGGTTAGCCGAGCAACAGCTGCAGCTCCAGCAGCAGCGCGAGGATGCACGCCGCAAGCGGGACGAGGCCCAGCCGGACGTGCGCCTGCAGGGCGCGCCGACGCCGCCGGCCGGCTATCCCGTCGCCGAGTCTCCCTGCTTCGTCATTGATACGGTCGAGCTCGAAGGAGAAGGCGCCAGGGATTTTGCGTCGGCGCTGGACGCCGCGCATCCCGGCCGCGGTCGTTGCCTGGGCAGCGCCGGCATCAACGTCCTGGTCGGGCAAGTCCAGAATGCACTGGTCGCGCGCGGCTATGTGACCACCCGGGTGGTCGCCGCGCCGCAAGACCTGAGGGACGGCCGATTGCAGCTGACCCTGGTGCGCGGGCGGATCCGGGCGATCCGCTTCGCCGGCGCCGAGCCGGGACACTGGCGCGCCGCGCTGCCGGCCCGCCCGGGCGACCTGCTGAACCTGCGTGCGATCGAGCAGGGCCTGGAGAACCTCAAGCGGGTGCCGGGCGCCGAAGCGGACATCCAGATCGTGCCGGCCGACCTGCCCGGCGAAAGCGACCTGCAAGTAAAGTGGCGGGGCGGCCGCGCCTATCGCCTTGCCGTGTCGCTCGACGACAGCGGCAGTCAGGCCACCGGCACCTACCAGGGCGGGGTCACGCTGTCGGTCGACAATCCGACCGGCTCGCAGGACCTGTTCTATCTCACGCTGAACCATAACCTGCCCGGCGACAGCCCGTCCGGCGACTACGGCACGCGCGGCTATGCGGCACATTACTCGGTGCCATGGCAATACTGGCTGTTCTCGGCCCAGGTCAATGACTATCGCTACCACCAGAGCGTGGCCGGCGCCAACCAGGACTACATCTACAGCGGCAGCAGCCTGAACACCGAGTTGAAAGCGTCGCGCCTGGTGTATCGCGACGCCGTGCGCAAGACCACGCTCTCGGTGCGCGCCTACCAGCGCCGCAGCCACAACTTCATCGACGACACCGAAGTCGAAGTGCAGCGCCGCCGCATGGGCGGCTTCGTGCTCGGCATCGCGCACAAGGAATTCATCGGCCGCGCCACGCTCGACGCCGCGCTGGGCTGGAAGATCGGCACCGGCGCCTTCGGGACCCTGGCGGCGCCGGAAGAGCCCTATGGCGAAGGCACGGCTCGCCCACGACTCCTGACCGCCGACCTGGCCCTGCAGTTGCCGCTGACGCGCGACCTCGCCTGGTCGTCCTCGTGGCGCGGCCAGTGGAACCGCACGCCGCTGGTGCCGCAGGACCGCTTCGCCATCGGCGGCCGCTACACCGTGCGCGGCTTCGACGGCGAAACCAGCCTGTCGGCCGAGCGCGGCTGGCTGTTGCGCAACGACCTGGCCTGGACGCTTCCCGGCACCCGCCAGCAGCTGTATGCGGCGATCGACCACGGCCAGGTCTCCGGCCCAGGCGCCGAGCGCCTGCTGGGTACCCGCCTGAGCGGCGCCGCCATCGGTTGGCGCTTTGCGTGGGGACGGCTGCAGGGCGACCTGTTCGGCGGCGCCCCGATCGATCGTCCGGACGGCTTCCGCAGCGCCAGCGTGACCACCGGCTTCAACCTGAACTACGACTACTGACTGCCATGAACAAGCTCCGATACCGTCTCGTCTTCAACCAGGCCCGCGGCATGCTGATGGCCGTCCAGGAAACCGCACGCAGCCAGGGCAAGGGCCCGGGCGAGACCGGCGCGCCGGCCGGGCTGCGCGGCCTGGGCCCGCAGCCGCTGCTGCGGCGCCTGGCCTTGCTGCTGGGGACGGCGTTCGGCGGCGCCTTGTTGTGCGGGGCGGCGCAGGCCCAGATCGTGGCCGATCCGCGCGCGCCCGGCCAGCAGCAGGCGACCGTCCTGCGCACGGCCAACGGCGTGCTGCAGGTGAACGTGCAGACCCCGAGCGCCGCCGGGGTGTCGCGCAACGTCTATGCGCAGTTCGACGTGCCGCACGGCGGCGCTATCCTGAACAACGCGCGCACCGACGTCCAGACCCAGCTCGGCGGCTGGGTCCAGGCCAATCCGTGGATGAAGGAGGGCAGCGCGCGGGTCATCCTGAACGAGGTCAATTCGAGCAATCCGAGCCGCCTGCAGGGCTTCGTCGAAGTGGCCGGACCGCGCGCCGAAACCGTGATCGCCAACCCGGCCGGCATCGTGGTCGACGGCGGCGGCTTCATCAACGTCAGCCGCGCCACCCTCAGCACCGGCGCGCCGCAGATGGTGGATGGACGGCTCACCGGCTTCGACGTGCAGCGCGGCCTGATCGCGATCGAAGGCGCGGGCCTGAACGCCAGCCAGACCGACTACACCGCGCTCATCGCGCGCTCGGTCCAGCTCAACGCCGGCCTGTGGGCGCAGCGCCTGGACGTCGTCGCCGGCGTCAACCAGGTGGGCCTGGACGACACGCCGGCAGCAACTCCCAGCGTGACGCCGGCGGGCGCCAGCCGCGCAGACGCCCCGTCCTACGCGATCGACGTCGCACGGCTGGGCGGCATGTACGCCAACCATATCTGGCTGGTGGGCACCGAAGCAGGGGTCGGCGTGCGCAATGCCGGCGAGATCGGCGCCGCCGCCGGCGACCTGGTCGTCACCAGCAGTGGCCGCCTGGAAAACCGCGGCACGATGGAGGCGAAAGAACGCCTGGATGCACAAGCACGGGCGATTGAGAACGAGGGCGGCATGCTCGCCGGCGCCGGTCTGCTGCTGGCGGCGCAGGAGCTGCGCAACGCGGGCGAGCTGGCCACCCACGGCCAAGCCCGGATCGTCCTCGAGGGGGCGCTCGACAACCGCATGGGCACGCTCGAGGCGAATCGCATCGAGATCGCCGCCACCACGCTGACGAACCGCGACGGCAGCATCGTCCAGACCGGGGGCATGGCCCTCGGCCTGGAGGCGCAGGCCGTGTCGAACGGCGCAGGCACCCTGGGCCAGGCCGCCGCCGCGCCTTCCACAGTATCGCCGGCACCGGCAGCGCCGGCCGGGGCGGACACGCCGGCGGATGCCGGCGCGGGAACGCCAGCGACCGCGCCGGAAAGCGCGCCAGGCGTCGATGCCGGCAGTGCGCCAATCGTGCCAGGCGCGCCGGCGCCGGTCACGGTGGATGGCATGCTGAAGGCAGACCTGCTCGACAACGATGGCGGACGGATCGAAGCCAGCGGCGGCGTCGGCGTGCGTACCGGGCAATTCCTGAACCTCGGCGGCGAGGCGCACCTGGAGAGCCTGGAAGTGCGCGGCCCACGCTTCGACAACGCCGGGGGCTCCCTGCAGGTACGCGGCGCTCTGCAGGTCGAGACCGGCAGTTTCGGCAACCGCGCGGGCAGCCTGCTGGTGGGCGGCGCGGCCGACGTCGTCACTGGCGGCTTCGACAACGTCGACGGCCTGCTGCAGGCCGGCCGCCTTGCACTGCATGCCGCCACGCTGGACAATGACGGCGGCATGCTGCGCCACCTCGGCGCCGCGCCGGCCATGATCGCGGTCGACGGCGAACTGAAACAGCAGGCCGGCGCGATCCACACGGCGTCGGCGCTGGACCTGCGCGCCGGCAGCATCAGCGGCGCGCGTGGCACGCTGAACGTCAGCGGCGACCTGGACCTGGTCAGCGGCGCCGCCAGCGCGACGCAGGGCGTCTGGCGCATTGGCGGCGACGCCCGCATCGCGACCGGCGACCTGGACGCCAGCGAAGGCATCGTCAGCGCCGAGGGTGCGCTGGCGCTGGCCAGCAAGTCGATCGACAACAGCGACGGGCGCATCGTCGCCGGTACCGAGGCGACGGTGCGGGCCGATGGCGCGAT
It includes:
- a CDS encoding ATP-binding protein — its product is MTLLVLSVVVAITVGSYVFYFVMFAYAPGHLAPAGAWMPSGPEWGWIVLSTLSAVALAIFAAAKLSRRILAPLTSVASSLRRVSNGDLTARATSDDRSLGEASLLVEDFNVMAERLERMAKEQVFWNAAIAHELRTPITILRGRIQGLAEGVFMPDEKLFRNLLAQVENLGRLIEDLRVVGLADSGHLTLQMERCDLAAGIRDVLALTEPELRAKGLLPALRLNEDLVECDPARMRQALLALLENARCHAAPGWLEIGLACSGGECRLTVTDSGPGIDPCFAAKLFDAFQRGDAARLQGGSGSGLGLAVVRAIALAHGGEARCHAVGGGTCFELAWPDQARVGRVDGTAVHPALERRP
- a CDS encoding response regulator; the protein is MEMTAQSGAGAALVLIAEDDDEIAVILTAYFSRGGFRTLRAQDGHQALALHLSARPDLVLLDVQMPGLDGWMVLSEIRRRGGTPVIMVTAMDQDVDKLTGLRIGADDYVVKPFNPAEVVARAQAVLRRTLAHAAGNGASVIRVDDLVIDLDKHEVTLASARGPALALTLTEFKLLAYLARSPRQVFSRMDLLTHCLPEGDTLERTVDSHVSKLRRKLEEAGVTDVPRGIRGVGYKFGGKT
- a CDS encoding efflux RND transporter permease subunit, with amino-acid sequence MPLFFINRPVFAWVIALFIVLLGVIAIPQLPVERYPNVAPPTVSITAVYPGATPQTMNDAVVGLIERELSSVKNLLYFESSTDTTGTAQITATFRPGVDPDMAQVDVQNRIKAVEPRLPQTVRQNGLIVESTISNFLMFIALTSDTGAFDETDLGDYMARNVVEELRRVEGVGKVQLFGAEKAMRVWVDPAKLVAYNLSMTDVTAAIARQNAQIAPGRVGDAPAPPGQQITVPLTAEGQLSTPEAFRAIVLRANPDGSTLLLQDVARIELGAQSYGFSTRENGHVATAAGVQMAPGANAVATAAGVRARLAELGKAMPAGMKVSVPFDTAPFVEISIKKVVMTLFEAMVLVFLVMYLFLQNVRYTLIPALVAPIALLGTFTVMMMAGFSVNVLTMFGMVLAIGIIVDDAIVVVENVERLMATEGLSLKEATMKAMREITGAVVGITLVLTAVFIPMAFASGSVGVIYRQFSLSMAVSILFSAFLALSFTPALCATLLKPVEGGHHEKKGFFGWFNRGFERLTARYSSTTTALVRRAGRMMLAWLAIGIALAFAFGRLPSAFLPEEDQGYFMTSFQLPGDATVERTLEVVKAYEAHVASRPGLGDNEAILGFGFSGSGPNAAMAFTMLKDWDQRDGATAQGEVAAAQEAMNSSREGMIMSLMPPAIDGLGNSSGFALRLQDRSNQGQAALMAAQDKLLALAAQSPLVAGVYPEGLPPGVSVRLDIDRAKAQVLGVAFADISDTLSAAMGSVYVNDFPNAGRMQQVIVQAEASARMQVADVLKLNVRNVNGGMVPLAEVVKPVWTEAPPQLIRYLGYPSVRIAGAAAPGASSGEAMDEMERLAGQLGPGFAVEWTGQSLQERETAAQAPLLMALSILVVFLVLAALYESWSIPFSVMLVVPLGLIGAVAAVMLRGLPNDVFFKVGMITVIGLSAKNAILIVEFARQLHDEGKGLLESAVEAARLRLRPILMTSLAFALGVVPLMLASGASAETQHAIGTGVFGGMVAATVLAVLFVPAFFVFVVGLQEHIARWRKRKP
- a CDS encoding ShlB/FhaC/HecB family hemolysin secretion/activation protein; the encoded protein is MSVLPHYFRLCAPIALFVASFSFPALAQDVSGLAEQQLQLQQQREDARRKRDEAQPDVRLQGAPTPPAGYPVAESPCFVIDTVELEGEGARDFASALDAAHPGRGRCLGSAGINVLVGQVQNALVARGYVTTRVVAAPQDLRDGRLQLTLVRGRIRAIRFAGAEPGHWRAALPARPGDLLNLRAIEQGLENLKRVPGAEADIQIVPADLPGESDLQVKWRGGRAYRLAVSLDDSGSQATGTYQGGVTLSVDNPTGSQDLFYLTLNHNLPGDSPSGDYGTRGYAAHYSVPWQYWLFSAQVNDYRYHQSVAGANQDYIYSGSSLNTELKASRLVYRDAVRKTTLSVRAYQRRSHNFIDDTEVEVQRRRMGGFVLGIAHKEFIGRATLDAALGWKIGTGAFGTLAAPEEPYGEGTARPRLLTADLALQLPLTRDLAWSSSWRGQWNRTPLVPQDRFAIGGRYTVRGFDGETSLSAERGWLLRNDLAWTLPGTRQQLYAAIDHGQVSGPGAERLLGTRLSGAAIGWRFAWGRLQGDLFGGAPIDRPDGFRSASVTTGFNLNYDY